From Chitinophagales bacterium, the proteins below share one genomic window:
- a CDS encoding phosphatase PAP2 family protein: MKIKFQNFLKTITLKILVVAVLFVASLFLFAVIADEAVLENENQFDQKIFGIISPYSTPNFVHVMEKITFFGSGEFLLPAYLLLASYLFIRKRFRETIDIAVVALSSTALTFALKQYFHRARPDLSLIKRLTTFSFPSGHTISSFILSFILMYVISNTGLKKGIKWLLYFLLLSYTLSVGLSRIVLHVHYPTDVLAGYCFALAWLIISFWALQKIPFTKIISNPVR; this comes from the coding sequence ATGAAAATTAAATTTCAAAATTTTCTTAAGACCATTACACTTAAGATTCTTGTTGTTGCTGTGTTGTTTGTAGCTTCTTTATTTTTATTTGCCGTAATTGCTGATGAGGCTGTTTTGGAAAATGAGAATCAATTCGATCAAAAAATATTCGGCATAATTTCTCCATATTCAACACCTAATTTTGTTCATGTAATGGAGAAAATTACTTTTTTCGGATCAGGTGAATTTCTCCTACCTGCTTACCTTTTGCTCGCATCCTATCTATTTATAAGAAAAAGATTCCGGGAGACAATAGACATTGCTGTAGTGGCATTAAGCAGCACCGCTTTAACCTTTGCCCTGAAGCAGTATTTTCACCGGGCAAGGCCAGACCTCTCTCTTATTAAACGCCTTACTACATTCAGTTTCCCCAGCGGCCATACCATCTCCTCTTTCATCCTGAGCTTTATTTTAATGTATGTAATCTCTAATACGGGATTGAAAAAAGGAATAAAATGGTTGCTCTACTTTTTACTATTATCGTACACGCTTTCGGTAGGACTAAGCCGAATTGTATTGCATGTTCACTATCCTACAGATGTACTGGCTGGCTATTGCTTTGCACTAGCGTGGCTTATTATAAGCTTTTGGGCACTGCAAAAAATACCTTTTACTAAAATTATTTCTAACCCGGTACGATGA
- a CDS encoding diacylglycerol kinase family lipid kinase, producing the protein MIDSHQSKLLFVINPISGGKEKTDWESGIKEYFHGSSLDIYFHGLKGENDAILLKDQISKYQPDKVIAVGGDGTLKLVAEQLLNTNMALGILPAGSANGMAKELGIPDEINDALNVIHKGTIRKIDVVKINDNEISLHLSDIGLNALLIKYYQKGKKRGMWGYAKAIFRVLSERRYMRVEMQIPGQKLVRKAFMVVVANTRTYGTGAIINPEGNLYDGKFELVVVKKLSVPELFKMILTHQSFNPEKIETIQTEQVAITIPHRSYFQVDGEYRGKVRGLEAKILPASLNMLLPIQSDSYKS; encoded by the coding sequence ATGATTGATAGCCACCAATCAAAATTACTATTTGTAATTAACCCAATATCCGGCGGAAAGGAAAAAACCGATTGGGAATCGGGAATAAAAGAATACTTCCATGGTTCTTCACTTGATATTTATTTCCATGGACTGAAAGGGGAAAATGATGCAATACTGCTGAAAGATCAGATTTCGAAATACCAGCCTGATAAAGTAATTGCCGTTGGAGGTGATGGCACGCTTAAACTCGTAGCTGAGCAGTTGTTAAATACCAATATGGCATTAGGAATTTTACCTGCAGGTTCAGCAAATGGAATGGCGAAGGAGCTGGGTATACCCGATGAGATTAATGATGCACTGAACGTAATACATAAAGGCACCATCAGGAAGATAGATGTAGTAAAAATAAATGATAATGAGATCTCGCTCCACCTGAGTGATATAGGTCTGAATGCATTACTTATAAAATACTATCAGAAAGGAAAAAAAAGGGGCATGTGGGGATATGCCAAAGCAATATTCAGAGTACTTTCTGAGCGGAGATACATGAGGGTAGAAATGCAAATACCCGGACAAAAGCTGGTTCGTAAGGCATTTATGGTAGTGGTAGCAAACACCAGGACTTACGGGACTGGTGCCATTATTAACCCGGAAGGAAATCTTTATGACGGAAAGTTTGAATTGGTAGTTGTAAAAAAATTATCTGTTCCCGAGCTGTTTAAAATGATCCTGACGCATCAATCTTTTAATCCCGAAAAAATTGAAACAATACAAACAGAACAAGTCGCTATTACTATTCCGCACAGATCCTATTTTCAGGTAGACGGGGAATACCGTGGCAAGGTAAGAGGGCTTGAGGCCAAAATTTTACCCGCATCCCTGAACATGCTATTGCCGATTCAATCGGATTCATACAAGTCTTAA
- a CDS encoding DUF2183 domain-containing protein, translating to MLLNWLRLSNEVAIKVYNGYGNTEHVTILGHVLSLWPLPRKNYRQNLFVNFFSLIRLFIVRPVNGATLRIYANGEYISTRSDPEGFFKLEWKPAQPFSFGWHNVKVELINMPDTVITSGSGSLFVPHPTQAGFISDIDDTFLVSHSSNLRKRLSVLFTNNARSRKPFEEVVNHYKALMHAQTESGVPNPFFYVSSSEWNLYDYLVEFHRVNGFPEGVFLLNQLKVFNQILKTGQNNHATKFTRIVRILEAFPQQKFVLLGDSSQHDTEIYASIAYHFPGKIRAVYIRDVYQKNREKVQSALSELEQSGVHCFLYQHSSEAILHSKKIGLIN from the coding sequence ATGCTGTTGAATTGGTTGCGACTTAGCAATGAGGTCGCAATAAAGGTTTACAATGGGTACGGAAATACCGAGCACGTCACTATTTTGGGTCATGTTTTATCGCTTTGGCCACTGCCGAGAAAAAATTACCGGCAAAATCTATTCGTTAATTTTTTTTCACTAATCCGATTATTTATTGTCAGGCCGGTAAACGGTGCAACACTCCGTATATATGCAAACGGGGAATATATTAGCACAAGATCGGATCCTGAAGGTTTTTTTAAGCTGGAATGGAAACCTGCTCAACCATTTTCTTTCGGATGGCACAATGTAAAAGTGGAACTGATAAACATGCCCGATACTGTTATTACTTCAGGTTCCGGCTCATTATTCGTGCCTCATCCTACCCAGGCAGGATTTATTTCCGATATAGATGATACATTTCTTGTCTCCCATTCTTCTAACCTCCGGAAACGTTTATCGGTGTTATTTACAAACAATGCGCGCAGCAGAAAACCTTTTGAGGAAGTAGTGAATCATTATAAGGCGCTAATGCATGCACAGACAGAAAGCGGAGTTCCAAACCCCTTCTTTTATGTGTCCAGCAGTGAATGGAACCTTTATGATTACCTGGTTGAATTCCATAGGGTAAACGGATTTCCTGAAGGTGTTTTCTTACTCAACCAGTTGAAAGTATTTAACCAGATACTAAAAACAGGTCAGAATAACCATGCTACTAAGTTCACCAGGATAGTGAGAATACTCGAAGCATTTCCACAGCAAAAATTTGTCCTTTTAGGTGATAGCTCACAGCATGATACCGAAATTTATGCTTCAATAGCATACCATTTTCCAGGTAAAATACGCGCAGTTTATATACGTGATGTTTATCAAAAGAACAGGGAAAAAGTGCAATCTGCATTATCTGAACTGGAACAATCTGGTGTCCATTGCTTCTTATACCAACATAGCTCAGAAGCTATTCTTCATTCTAAAAAAATTGGACTGATTAATTAA